Proteins from a genomic interval of Choristoneura fumiferana chromosome 12, NRCan_CFum_1, whole genome shotgun sequence:
- the LOC141433071 gene encoding uncharacterized protein: MADYGFSDIECKIITEQIKRRKAMREEFLKQRTNPYKHASEAGYVFDGGIQRFMSLKCCQFDNFQATSRSAMMGLFMVVIPMFLYGTLVYNERAQFERDCRCGKIKYRDRINKFA; this comes from the exons ATGGCCGATTATGGGTTTTCTGATATAGAATGTAAAATTATAACAGAGCAAATAAAACGGAGAAAGGCAATGAGGGAAGAGTTTTTGAAGCAAAGAACTAACCCTTATAAACATGCATCTGAAGCTGGCTATGTT TTCGATGGCGGCATCCAGCGCTTTATGTCCTTGAAGTGTTGCCAGTTTGACAATTTCCAAGCAACTTCTCGGTCAGCCATGATGGGGCTCTTTATGGTAGTCATCCCAATGTTTCTCTATGGCACCTTAGTCTACAACGAGCGTGCCCAGTTCGAAAGGGATTGCCGCTGCGGGAAGATCAAGTACAGGGATAGAATCAACAAGTTTGCatag
- the LOC141433070 gene encoding NADH dehydrogenase [ubiquinone] 1 beta subcomplex subunit 4-like — MANYGISENELNLVKQQAARRAALRKEFLMQRTNPFKHASEAGYVFDPAIQNFMSMKVTSYDHFRPNRRNSIFGICAIVIPMLSYGYLVWNERNTREQKIRSGELVYRDRMFKFA; from the exons ATGGCCAATTATGGCATCTCGGAGAATGAGTTAAACCTCGTTAAACAGCAGGCCGCTCGGCGCGCCGCGCTGAGAAAAGAATTCTTGATGCAAAGGACTAATCCTTTCAAACATGCATCGGAAGCGGGTTATGTG TTCGACCCAGCCATACAGAATTTCATGTCAATGAAAGTTACGTCGTACGACCATTTTAGACCTAATCGCAGGAACAGTATATTTGGAATCTGTGCCATCGTTATCCCGATGCTTTCTTACGGCTATTTGGTATGGAATGAACGCAACACTCGCGAACAGAAGATCAGGAGCGGGGAACTCGTCTACAGAGACAGGATGTTCAAGTTCGCGTAA
- the LOC141433072 gene encoding small ribosomal subunit protein uS15, whose product MGRMHAPGKGISQSALPYRRSVPTWLKLTADDVKEQIFKLGKKGLTPSQIGVKLRDSHGVAQVRFVTGKKILRIMKAMGLAPDLPEDLYYLIKKAVAMRKHLERNRKDKDSKFRLILVESRIHRLARYYKTKSVLPPNWKYESSTASALVA is encoded by the exons ATGGGTCGTATGCACGCACCTGG TAAGGGTATTTCCCAATCGGCACTGCCGTACCGTCGCAGTGTCCCTACGTGGTTGAAATTAACCGCTGATGATGTTAAAGAACAGATCTTTAAACTTGGCAAGAAGGGTCTCACCCCCTCTCAAATCG GTGTCAAACTCAGGGATTCACATGGAGTGGCACAGGTGCGATTTGTCACCGGCAAGAAGATCCTCCGCATCATGAAAGCCATGGGTCTGGCTCCCGATCTACCCGAGGACCTGTACTACCTGATCAAGAAAGCTGTTGCCATGAGGAAGCACTTGGAGCGCAACAGGAAAGACAAGGACAGCAAATTCAGACTGATTCTGGTTGAGTCCAGGATTCACAGGCTAGCCCGTTACTATAAGACCAAGAGCGTGCTCCCACCCAACTGGAAGTACGAGTCTAGCACCGCGTCAGCCCTGGTGGCTTAA